ATGCCCTTCCACCCAGCCTCTCTCAACCGATCCTCGGAGAAAATGCAGCGCAAGGGTTGACAGCCTCGAAGCGCTACGGTTTAATGCGCCTCTCTTCAGCGGCCAGTTAGCTCAGTTGGTAGAGCAGCGGATTGAAAATCCGCGTGTCCGTGGTTCGATTCCGCGACTGGCCACCAAGAATACCGCAAGAAAAAAGCCGGCTTCACGCCGGCTTTTTTCTTGCCTGCAGATCAAGGCTGATACCAAGGCGCCTTGCTCGGCGACTCCAGCACCACCCCCTCCTGCTCCAGCAGCATCCGCTGCAATTCATCCTGCCCATCCAGGCCGCGTGAGCTGACCTTGCCCTGGGCGTTGATCACCCGATACCACGGCAGACTGGCGTCGAGCACGCGGCCTACCATGCGGGCGTGGCGCGGGTAGCCGGCTGCGCGCGCCACGTCACCGTAGCTCATCACGTGGCCATAGGGAATCTGGGCCACCACGGCGCGAATGGCTTCGCGGATGGTGGCGCTGTCGGTCGGTTTCTTCATTGGCGATTGAAACTGCTGGGGATGATTGAGTGTAATGGCAGGCAACGGCCAACAAAAACGGGATGGCTGAGCCATCCCGTTTTCATGCGCCAGCTATCGCTTACTGGTGCTCGACCTGGCTCACGTCGCGCACGGCGCCAGTATCGGCGCTGGTGGTCATTGCTGCGTAGGCGCGCAATGCCGGGCTAACGTAGCGCTCGCGGTTCACCGGCTTCCACGCCAGCGCCTTGCCCTTCGCTTCCATCTTGCCGCGGCGGTGGGCCAGCTCTTCCATGGTAACGGCAAGCTCGATGATGCGATTCGGGATGTCGATGACGATGGTGTCGCCCTCTTCCACCAAACCAATGGCGCCGCCTTCGGCAGCCTCCGGCGAGCAGTGGCCGATCGACAGGCCCGATGTGCCACCAGAGAAGCGGCCATCGGTCAGCAAGGCACACGCCTTGCCCAGACCCTTGGACTTGAGGTACGAGGTCGGATAGAGCATTTCCTGCATGCCCGGACCGCCCTTCGGGCCTTCGTAGCGGATCACCACGATATCGCCGGCGACGATCTGGTCGGCCAGGATGCCGGCCACCGCATCATCCTGCGACTCGAAGATACGGGCGCGACCGGTGAACTTGAGGATGCTGTCGTCAACGCCGGCGGTCTTCACGATACAGCCACGCTCGGCGATGTTGCCGTAGAGCACGGCAAGGCCACCGTCCTGGCTGTAGGCGTGTTCGCGCGAACGGATACAGCCTTCGGCGCGGTCGATGTCCAGATCCGGGTAGCGCATGCTCTGGCTGAAGGCGATGGTGGTCGGGATACCACCCGGAGCGGCACGGTAGAAATGGTGCGCCACGCTGTCGTCCGGATTTTGCATCACGTCCCACTTGGCAAGCGCTTCGCCCAGCGTGGCGGTGTGTACAGTCGGCACATCACGGTTGATCAAGCCGGCGCGGTCGAGCTCAGCCAGGATGCCGACCACGCCACCAGCGCGGTGCACATCTTCCATGTGGTACTTCTGCGTGGCGGGCGCTACCTTGGCGAGGCAAGGCACGCGGCGGCTGATGCGGTCGATGTCGGCCATCTTGAAGTCAACACCGGCCTCGTAGGCAGCGGCCAGCAAGTGCAGCACGGTATTGGTCGAGCCGCCCATGGCCACGTCGAGACTCATGGCGTTCTCGAAGGCGGCGAAGGTTGCGATATTGCGCGGCAACACGCTGGCGTCGTCCTGCTCGTAGTAACGGCGCGCCAGCTCGACGATGGTGCGGCCAGCCTGCAGGAACAGTTGCTTGCGATCGGCGTGGGTGGCCAGCAGCGAGCCGTTGCCCGGCAGCGACAGGCCCAGTGCCTCGGTCAGGCAGTTCATCGAATTGGCGGTGAACATGCCCGAGCACGAGCCACAGGTGGGGCAGGCACTGCGCTCGACGGCGGCCACCTCCTCATCGCTGACCTTGTCATTGGCCGCTTCGACCATGGCATCGACCAAGTCCAGCTTGCGGATCTCGCCGTGCCAGTCCACCTTGCCGGCCTCCATCGGGCCGCCGGAGACGAAGATCACCGGCACGTTCAGCCGCAGCGCAGCCATCAGCATGCCCGGGGTGATCTTGTCGCAATTGGAGATGCAGACAATGGCATCGGCGCAGTGCGCGTTCACCATGTATTCCACCGAATCGGCGATCAGGTCGCGGCTGGGCAGGCTGTACAGCATGCCGCCGTGACCCATGGCAATGCCGTCGTCGACGGCGATGGTGTTGAATTCCTTGGCAATGCCGCCGGCCTTTTCGATCTCGCGCGCCACCAGCTGGCCCAGGTTGTGCAGGTGCACGTGGCCCGGCACGAACTGGGTGAAGGAGTTGGCAATGGCGATGATGGGCTTGCCGAAATCGCCATCCTTCATGCCGGTGGCACGCCACAGGGCGCGCGCGCCGGCCATGTTGCGGCCGTGGGTGGAAGTGCGGGAACGATAGGCAGGCATGGCAGTAAATCCTTGAGAAACAGCGACTACGAAGCCGGTGAAAGGAAGCAGGTATAATGCGCCGATTTTATCGGAAAGCCCCCGCCCATGCTCATCCACCCGCAATTCGACCCGATCGCCTTCTCGGCCGGCCCGCTGTCGGTGCACTGGTACGGCCTGATGTACCTGATCGGCTTCATCCTGTTCTGGGCATTGGGGCGGATGCGGATTCGAAACGGCCTGCACCAGGGCTGGCGAGTCGAAGAGATCGACGATCTGCTGTTCTATGGCGTGCTCGGCGTCATTCTCGGCGGGCGACTCGGCTACGCCTTCTTCTACAAGCCCGAGTTCTACCTGTCGCACCCGTTCGAGATCATCAAGGTGTGGGAAGGCGGCATGGCCTTCCATGGCGGCTTCCTCGGCGTGCTGGCCGCCATGTGGTTGTACGGCAAGAAAACTGGCCGCACGTTCTTTCAGGTGACAGACGTGATCGCGCCGCTGGTGCCGCTGGGCCTGGCAGCCGGGCGCCTCGGCAATTTCATCAACGGTGAGCTGTGGGGCCGGGTCACCGAGCCGACCGCGTGGTGGGCCATAGGCTTCCCGCAGGCGCAAAGCGCCGACGCGCGCGAAGTGCTCAGCCATCCGCAATGGCACGACTGGCTGTACCAGTACGGCATGTTGCCGCGCCACCCGTCGCAGCTCTACCAGTTCGCGCTCGAAGGCGTGCTGTTGTTCCTCATCCTGTGGCTCTACTCCGGCAAGCCGCGCCGTACCGGTCAGGTGTCCGCCGTATTCCTGATCGGCTACGGGCTGTTCCGCTTCATCGCCGAATTTGCCCGCGAGCCCGACGATTTCCTCGGTCTGCTGGCCGGCAACCTGTCGATGGGTCAGTGGCTCAGCCTGCCGATGATCGCCTTCGGCCTGCTGTTGCTCGGGCTGAGCGCGCGCCGCCGCTGAGGCTGCGCCATCCTGCGCCACCGGCGTTAAGCTGAAGGCGAAGGAGGCGCGATGAAACTCGAAGTACTTGGTTGCAGCGGAGGCATTGCCGCCGATCTGCGCACCACATCCTTGCTGCTGGGTGAGCATGCCCTGATCGATTGCGGTACCGGGGTCGGAGATCTATCGCTCGCTGCGCTGCTCGATATCGATACCGTGCTGCTCACCCACAGCCACCTCGACCACACTGCGCTGTTGCCGATGCTGGCCGACGCCCGGCTGTCGCACGGCCGCGGCCCGGTCACTGTTCACTGCCTGGCGGAAACAGCCGCGGCGTTGGTCGACCATATGTTCAACGGCGCGCTCTGGCCGGACTACACCCGGCTGCCGACGCCCTCTGTCCCCGCGCTGCGGTTCGCCCCGCTCGCCATCGGGGATGTCGTGCCTCACCGCGGTATCTCGATCACCGCGCTGCCTGCCGCCCACAGCGTGCCGGCGCTCGGCTGGCTGCTGCGGGGCAAGAACGGCTGCATCGCCTTTTCCGGCGATACCGGGCCGTGCCCGGGCTTCTGGCAGGCTCTCGTCGCAACACCGAACCTGACCGACGTCATCGTCGAAACCACCTTCGCCAACGCACAAGCGAGCGCCGCCGAGCGTGCCGGTCATTTCACCGCCGCCACCCTGGCGCACTGCATCGCACAGCTGCCAGCCGATGCCGCGCTGTGGATCACCCACCAGGAACCCGGACACGAGGCGCGGCTGACCACGGAACTTAGCGCCAGCCTCGGCACTCCGTTCCAGCTATTGCATCGCGGGCAGACCTTCACCCTATGACCGACCTCGCCACACCCGAATCGCTTTACTACCTGATCGCCGCCCTGCTGGTACTGGGCGGCCTCGCCGGCACCATCCTGCCTCTACTGCCGGGCACGCCGCTGATGCTGGGCGGCATGCTGCTGGCGGCGTGGGCGGAGGGCTTCCAGCGGGTCGGTGCCATCACGCTGGTGATTCTCGGTGTGCTGGTGATTGCTTCGCTGGTGCTGGACTACGTCGCCGGTGCGCTGGGCGCCAAGAAGTACGGCGCCAGCAAGGAAGCACTATGGGGATCGGTGATCGGCTCGGTGCTGGGGCTGTTCGGCGGCTTGCCCGGGCTGCTGCTCGGGCCATTCGTCGGCGCCGCGCTCGGCGAATATTACGCCCGCCGTGACCTGGAGCGTGCCGGACAGATCGGCTTCGCCACGTGGCTGGGCCTGATCCTCGGCGCGGTTGCCAAGGTCGCCATCGCGCTGGCGATGCTGGGCATCTTTGCGTTCGCCTGGTTTTTCTGAACCAAATCAACAGCGAACCATCAAATTACGACTAAGGTTAGTTGCATCCGGCAGCAAGGAGCCGTGCAATGAACAAGTCAGCACTCGCCAGCCACGACCTCGACCTGATGTTGGCCCGGGGCCAGGACCGGCGCCGGCCACGCGCCCATGCCAGCTTTCCCATGATCACCGAGGAAGGCTTGGTGCTCACCGAGCGGCGCAGCGGCCACGACCGCCGCCACCTAGAACCAGCGGCGGATCCGGAAAAACCCAATCAGCATTAACGCCAGCGCCGCCATCGCCCCGAGCACGCCGTAATAGCCCCAGTGCCAGTGCAGCTCCGGCATGACATCGAAGTTCATGCCGTAGATACCGGCAATTAGCGACAGCGGCATGAAGATGGTGGTGATGGCCGTGAGCATGCGCATCTGCAGATTCATCCGGTGCGATTGCAGCGCCAAATGGGTGTCCTGCAAGCTGCCCAGTAGATCGCGCAGCGCCTCGGTGCTTTCGATCAACTGCACGCAGTGGTCGTACACATCGCGCAGATAGAGCTGGGTTTCCGCGTGAAACAGGTCCGGTTCGTCCCGCTGCAGCACATTCACCATCTCCCGCGTTGGCCACAAGCCGCGCTTGATCGACAGCAACGCCCGCCTTAGCGACTGGATGTCGTTCAGCTGCGCCGGCAACGGTCCTGCCGAGATGTCGTCGTCGAGCTGCTCGATACGCTCGCCCAGCGTTTCCAGCACGCCGAAATAGCGATCCACCAGCTTGTCGAGCAGGGAATACACCAGGTAATCCGCTCCCAGCGCGCGCACCTGCGACTGCGCACTCTTCAGCGCTCCGCGGATGCTCTCGAAGGTACCGGTGGGTTTTTCCTGGAAGGTGAGCACATAGCCACGGCCGAGCACGATGGCGATCTGCTCGCTGCCGATCAGCCCTTCAGGCTCCGAATGCACCAAGCGCGCAGTGATGAACAGATAGCCCGGATAGATCTCCACCTTGGGGCGCTGTTCGGTGTTGAGGATGTCCTCCATCACCAGCGGGTGCAGGTTGAAGCGCTTGCCGATGTACTTGAGCAGCTCGACGTTGCCTAACCCGTGCAGATTGAGCCAGAAGGTCTTGTAAGTCGGCTCGTAGCGCTTGCCCTCTTCCAGCGAGGTGAAGCAGGTTTCGAGGAACTCGCTTTCGCTCGGGCCAAACTCGATCAGCGTGGCCAGGGTGGCTTCGGCCTCACGCGGGCCGACATAGCGCATAGTGCCAGGTGGCGATCCCGCCTTGTCGGCACGCGGATGGTGTCTCAGTCGGGATTGACGGTCAGCGTTCGGCCGCTTTTTTGCCATGCACGGGCTTCCTCTTCCAGAGCGTAACGGGTCAGTGGATGGGCCTGCAGCCAGGCAGCCGGCAATGCCAGCGTGTGGACATCGCCGTCCGCAGACAACCGCAGCGGCGGCAAGGGCGTGTCGCGCCGGTTGCGGCAGAACAGCACGGCCAGCCGCAAGGCAAGCACCGCCGACCACTCGATGGCACTGAGGCCTTCGGCTTCAAGCTTGGCAAGCTTGCCCTGCTGCGCCAACACCAGCGCGGCCAGCCGCGCCTGCTCGCGGCGCGAGAAGCCGGGCATGTCAGCATGCCGCACGATATAGGCCGAATGCTTGTGAAAACTGGCGTGTGAGATCGAGCGGCCGATCTCGTGCAGCTGCGCAGCATCCTTCACGCCGCGTGCGACATCGCTGCGCGCCTGCGGCAATTGCTCGAACAACGCCGCCGCCAGCGCGGCCACCCGGTTGGATTGTGCAACGTCGGCCTGATGGCGGCGCACGAAGGCGGCAACCGTGGTATCGCGCACATCGGCCAGCGACTGGCGGCCCACCAGGTCGTACATCACGCCGTCACGCAGCGCGCCGTAGGTGATGGTCATGCGCTCGATATCGAAGGCGTCGAACGCTGCCGCCATGATGGCGAAGCCGCCAGCGAGCACCGGCCGGCGATCAGAACGCAGGCCGTCGAGTGCCACCGCGTCGACATGCCCGGCGCGCAGCAACAGCTCACGCAACTGCGCCAAGCCATCGGCGGTGATGCCGGAAGGCGACAGGTCGTTCAGCTCGAGGATGTCCGACAGCGAGCGCGCGGTGCCCGAGGTGCCGATGGCGCTCTGCCAGCCCGCCGCCGCCACCTCCGGCACCAGCGGTTGCAGCGCGGTGCGTGCGGCAAGCTCGGCCTGTTCCAGCCTCGCTGCATCGATCACGCCATCGGGAAAGAAGCGCATGCTCCAGGACACACAGCCCATCAGCGTGCTCTCGGTCAGCAAGGGCTTGAACTGGCGACCGACAATCAGCTCGGTCGAACCGCCGCCGATATCGACCACCAGCCGCTTCTCGCGCGTGGCCGGCAGGCTGTGCGCGGCACCGAGGTAGATCAGCCGCGCTTCCTCGCTGCCGCCGATCACGTCGATGGCAAAGCCCAGCGCCGCCTCGGCTTGGGGCACGAACTCGGCGGCGTTCTTGGCTACGCGAAAGGTATTGGTGGCCACCGCACGGACCTGGGATGGGTCCAACCCGCGCAGGCGCTCACCGAAGCGGGCCAACGCCGCCAGCGCCTCGGCCTGCGCGGCTGGTGTGAGATGACCACGGGCATCGAGCCCGGCGCCGAAACGCACCGTTTCCTTGAGGGTGTCGACGGGCAGCAGGCCGCCATCGACGATGCGCGCCACCTGCAGGCGAAAGCTGTTGGACCCGAGGTCGACCGCGGCGATCAGCGCGCTATCCGGCATGGTGATCCAGAAGGATGACAATGGGCGTCAACATACGCGGCAGCCGCAGAAACGACAAGGGCGGCCGCAGCCGCCCTTGCGCTGGAAACAGCAGCGTTACTCGGCCTTCGGGGCCAGCACCACGCGCTCCATTTCCTCCTGACCCTTGTGGCGTACATCCTGGCCTTTCACCAGATACACCACCTGCTCGGCAATGTTGACCGCCAGGTCGCCGATGCGCTCAATCGCCTTGGCGATCCACAGGATGTCCATGGTCAGCGAGATCGAACGCGGATCTTCCATCATCACCGTGATCAGCTGGCGCTGCAGTGCACGGTATTCGGTATCGATGATCTGATCGGCGCGCTTCACTTCGGTCGCCGGCACCGCGTCGAGGCGGGCAAAGGCATCCAGCGACTTGGCCAGCATGTCCAGCGCCTGCTGCGCGATGTGATTGAGCTCGGCAAAGCGCGGCACCTGCAGCTTGCCGGCATCGAAGATGTTCTTGGCGCGCTGACAGATGCGGGCGGCCTTGTCGCCGATGCGCTCAAGATCCTCCACCGACTTGATCACGCTCATCACCATGCGCAAGTCGCTGGCGGCCGGCTGGCGGCGCGCGATCATGTGGATGCACAGGTCGTCGAGCTGCACATGCATCTCATTGACGCGTTCTTCCTGCTCGATCACCTTCTCGATAATGGCCACGTCACCGGTTGCCAGCGATTGCATCGCGAGGCGGACCTGTTCTTCGACGAGGCCGGCCATGGCCAGCACGCTGGAGCGAATGGTCTCCAGTTCGGCATCAAACTGCTTGGAAATATGTTCGGACATGCGGCGTCTCTCTTGCGACTTATTCATGGCAAGTTAGCAGCTCCAGGTTACGGCAATGTTTCATACAGGTTGCAAGTCGCGAACCAGACCCACCGGCTGGCCACGCGAGGGCGGGCGCACCGGATTGCCCGATGGTAGCCAATCACGGCACAGCCTGCTGGAAAATGACGACGCCGGGCAACAGCCCGGCGACAAATGCAACAACGCCGATGAAATCAGCGATACGTCTTCACGCCATCGCGGGTACCGAGCAGCAGCACATCGGCGCGGCGGCGCGCGAACAGGCCGTTGGTGACCACGCCGACGATATGGTTGATCTCCGTTTCCAGCTTCGCAGGTTCTGCGATCTGCATGCCGTGCACGTCGAGAATCACGTTGCCGTTGTCGGTCACCACACCTTCGCGATACACCGGATGCCCGCCGAGCTTGACCAGCTGGCGCGCCACATACGAGCGTGCCATCGGGATCACCTCGACCGGCAGCGGGAAGCTGCCGAGCACGCGCACCTGCTTGCTTTCGTCGGCAATGCAGACGAACTGCTCGGCAACCGCAGCGACGATCTTCTCGCGCGTCAGAGCCGCGCCACCGCCCTTGATCATCTGCAGCTGGTGATTGATCTCGTCGGCGCCGTCGACATAGACCGGCAGCTGGTCGACCCCGTTGAGATCGAACACGGCGATGCCGTGGCCCTTGAGCCGGGCCACCGAAGCCTCGGACGACGACACGGCGCCAACGATGCGACCTTTCTGCTTGGCCAGCGCATCGATGAAGTAATTGGCGGTCGAACCGGTGCCGACGCCAACGATACTGTCGTCCGGCACAAAGGCCAGCGCAGCTTCGGCGGCGGTGCGTTTCATTTCGTCCTGGGTCATGGCGGCTCCTTGGCGATGGAAAGTGTCAGTGGCCCGAATTGTAGCGGCAAAGCGCGCCATCGCCCTTGCCCCTGATCACGTTGTCGTCAGGCTGCCCACGTAATGGCGGATGCCGTCGAGCAGCATCTGCACTGCGATGGCGGTGAGGATCAGCCCCATCAACCGTTCGAAGGCGATGGTCACGCGCTCGCCCAGCCACTGGCTGATCTTCTCCGAGAACGCCAGCGCCAGCCCGCACACCAGCATGGTCAAGGCCAGCGCGCCCACCCACTCCCACAACCGTGCCGGTTCACGCGACACCAGCAGCAGTACCGTTGCCAGGGCCGAAGGGCCGGCGATCAACGGGATCGCCAGCGGCACGACGAAGGGCTCCTCGGTCTCGACCTCAGCGGTGCTCGGTGGCGGCGGAAACACCATGCGTAGCGCAATCAGGAACAGGATCACCCCGCCGGCGATGCCGAGCGAGGTCTCGGACAGATGCATCACCTGCAAAAACTGGCGGCCGAACAGCATGAAGGCGAACAGCACGCAGAACGCTACCGAGATCTCGCGCAGCACCACGGTGCGGCGCCGCGCTGGCGGCACCCGCTTCATCAGCGAAACGAAGATCGGCAAGCTGCCGAAAGGATCGGTTACCAGGAGCAGCAGCACGAAGGCGGAGAGGAAGGTCGTCGTTTCCATGCAAGCATGCTAATCATCCCCTTGAATGGCCGAATCGGGGCTTACCCTAGCCAGCCGGGATCGCTGTCAGCCCAACGGCGGCAGCGGCGGGCGAAGCTCGGCGCTAGACTGGCAAGGTTACAACCCATGACGTCGCCATGCTGCTTCCCGCATTACGCACCGATCATGCCCGGCAACTGGCCGAGATCGAGTCCGCCATCTTCATCGAACCGACGCGCGCACGCCGCCTGTGCCTGCAATTGCTCGACAGCGCACGGCACAGCCACGATCCGGAAGCGCTGATTCGCGGCGCGCTGCAGCTGTCGCTGATCGAAGACCAGCTGGGCGAGGTACGCGAGGCACAGTTCGCCTTGCTGGAGGCGCTGGCGCACTGCGAAGAGTTCGGCTTCCTGGCACAGGAAGCGGCGGTGCTGGAGCAACTCGGGCGTTGCCACTACACGCTGGGCGACTACCAGCAGGCGCTGGCGCACTGGGAACAGTGCGTGCGGCTGTGCCAGGGCAAGCCGGACCTGCTGCGCGTCTCCACCCAGGCCCTGGTCGGGCTGGGGCAACTGTGCGATGCCTGCGGCGAGCATGGGCAGGCCGTCAGCATGCATGCCGCCGCCGACGCCCGCCTCACCGACATCAACGATGCATACCTCGCGGCGATGGTGAAGATCAACCTCGGGTACAACCACTTCCAGACCGGCGATCAGGATGGCGCGGAAGCAACACTGCAGCAGGCGATCGTGCTGTGCCGCAGCCACGGCTTCCCCCATCACGAAGCCGAAGCGCTCTACCGGCTGGCGGAAGTGCGCATCGCCCAGAGCCGCCTCGACGAAGCCGCCATGCTGGTCGCGGACGGCCTGATGCTGGTAGCCGACACGCCGTACCACTGGGGCGAGGTGAACCTGCTGGCGCTGCACGCGCAGCTACTGGCGCAGCACGACGAGCTGGACGCGGCGATGCAGGCCACGCTGCGCGCGCTCGACATCGCACGACA
This region of Chitinolyticbacter meiyuanensis genomic DNA includes:
- a CDS encoding DUF456 domain-containing protein; this translates as MTDLATPESLYYLIAALLVLGGLAGTILPLLPGTPLMLGGMLLAAWAEGFQRVGAITLVILGVLVIASLVLDYVAGALGAKKYGASKEALWGSVIGSVLGLFGGLPGLLLGPFVGAALGEYYARRDLERAGQIGFATWLGLILGAVAKVAIALAMLGIFAFAWFF
- the phoU gene encoding phosphate signaling complex protein PhoU, whose product is MSEHISKQFDAELETIRSSVLAMAGLVEEQVRLAMQSLATGDVAIIEKVIEQEERVNEMHVQLDDLCIHMIARRQPAASDLRMVMSVIKSVEDLERIGDKAARICQRAKNIFDAGKLQVPRFAELNHIAQQALDMLAKSLDAFARLDAVPATEVKRADQIIDTEYRALQRQLITVMMEDPRSISLTMDILWIAKAIERIGDLAVNIAEQVVYLVKGQDVRHKGQEEMERVVLAPKAE
- a CDS encoding tetratricopeptide repeat protein, whose product is MLLPALRTDHARQLAEIESAIFIEPTRARRLCLQLLDSARHSHDPEALIRGALQLSLIEDQLGEVREAQFALLEALAHCEEFGFLAQEAAVLEQLGRCHYTLGDYQQALAHWEQCVRLCQGKPDLLRVSTQALVGLGQLCDACGEHGQAVSMHAAADARLTDINDAYLAAMVKINLGYNHFQTGDQDGAEATLQQAIVLCRSHGFPHHEAEALYRLAEVRIAQSRLDEAAMLVADGLMLVADTPYHWGEVNLLALHAQLLAQHDELDAAMQATLRALDIARQDGMRHLQVRLHMQLADYAGRSGKPALHDEHLRHSQELRIHLETVSPARTQPSLGHLGQLLVTAGRS
- a CDS encoding 3',5'-cyclic-nucleotide phosphodiesterase, which codes for MKLEVLGCSGGIAADLRTTSLLLGEHALIDCGTGVGDLSLAALLDIDTVLLTHSHLDHTALLPMLADARLSHGRGPVTVHCLAETAAALVDHMFNGALWPDYTRLPTPSVPALRFAPLAIGDVVPHRGISITALPAAHSVPALGWLLRGKNGCIAFSGDTGPCPGFWQALVATPNLTDVIVETTFANAQASAAERAGHFTAATLAHCIAQLPADAALWITHQEPGHEARLTTELSASLGTPFQLLHRGQTFTL
- the ppx gene encoding exopolyphosphatase, translated to MPDSALIAAVDLGSNSFRLQVARIVDGGLLPVDTLKETVRFGAGLDARGHLTPAAQAEALAALARFGERLRGLDPSQVRAVATNTFRVAKNAAEFVPQAEAALGFAIDVIGGSEEARLIYLGAAHSLPATREKRLVVDIGGGSTELIVGRQFKPLLTESTLMGCVSWSMRFFPDGVIDAARLEQAELAARTALQPLVPEVAAAGWQSAIGTSGTARSLSDILELNDLSPSGITADGLAQLRELLLRAGHVDAVALDGLRSDRRPVLAGGFAIMAAAFDAFDIERMTITYGALRDGVMYDLVGRQSLADVRDTTVAAFVRRHQADVAQSNRVAALAAALFEQLPQARSDVARGVKDAAQLHEIGRSISHASFHKHSAYIVRHADMPGFSRREQARLAALVLAQQGKLAKLEAEGLSAIEWSAVLALRLAVLFCRNRRDTPLPPLRLSADGDVHTLALPAAWLQAHPLTRYALEEEARAWQKSGRTLTVNPD
- a CDS encoding MarC family protein: METTTFLSAFVLLLLVTDPFGSLPIFVSLMKRVPPARRRTVVLREISVAFCVLFAFMLFGRQFLQVMHLSETSLGIAGGVILFLIALRMVFPPPPSTAEVETEEPFVVPLAIPLIAGPSALATVLLLVSREPARLWEWVGALALTMLVCGLALAFSEKISQWLGERVTIAFERLMGLILTAIAVQMLLDGIRHYVGSLTTT
- a CDS encoding MGMT family protein, which encodes MKKPTDSATIREAIRAVVAQIPYGHVMSYGDVARAAGYPRHARMVGRVLDASLPWYRVINAQGKVSSRGLDGQDELQRMLLEQEGVVLESPSKAPWYQP
- the lgt gene encoding prolipoprotein diacylglyceryl transferase, yielding MLIHPQFDPIAFSAGPLSVHWYGLMYLIGFILFWALGRMRIRNGLHQGWRVEEIDDLLFYGVLGVILGGRLGYAFFYKPEFYLSHPFEIIKVWEGGMAFHGGFLGVLAAMWLYGKKTGRTFFQVTDVIAPLVPLGLAAGRLGNFINGELWGRVTEPTAWWAIGFPQAQSADAREVLSHPQWHDWLYQYGMLPRHPSQLYQFALEGVLLFLILWLYSGKPRRTGQVSAVFLIGYGLFRFIAEFAREPDDFLGLLAGNLSMGQWLSLPMIAFGLLLLGLSARRR
- the corA gene encoding magnesium/cobalt transporter CorA, yielding MRYVGPREAEATLATLIEFGPSESEFLETCFTSLEEGKRYEPTYKTFWLNLHGLGNVELLKYIGKRFNLHPLVMEDILNTEQRPKVEIYPGYLFITARLVHSEPEGLIGSEQIAIVLGRGYVLTFQEKPTGTFESIRGALKSAQSQVRALGADYLVYSLLDKLVDRYFGVLETLGERIEQLDDDISAGPLPAQLNDIQSLRRALLSIKRGLWPTREMVNVLQRDEPDLFHAETQLYLRDVYDHCVQLIESTEALRDLLGSLQDTHLALQSHRMNLQMRMLTAITTIFMPLSLIAGIYGMNFDVMPELHWHWGYYGVLGAMAALALMLIGFFRIRRWF
- the ilvD gene encoding dihydroxy-acid dehydratase; the encoded protein is MPAYRSRTSTHGRNMAGARALWRATGMKDGDFGKPIIAIANSFTQFVPGHVHLHNLGQLVAREIEKAGGIAKEFNTIAVDDGIAMGHGGMLYSLPSRDLIADSVEYMVNAHCADAIVCISNCDKITPGMLMAALRLNVPVIFVSGGPMEAGKVDWHGEIRKLDLVDAMVEAANDKVSDEEVAAVERSACPTCGSCSGMFTANSMNCLTEALGLSLPGNGSLLATHADRKQLFLQAGRTIVELARRYYEQDDASVLPRNIATFAAFENAMSLDVAMGGSTNTVLHLLAAAYEAGVDFKMADIDRISRRVPCLAKVAPATQKYHMEDVHRAGGVVGILAELDRAGLINRDVPTVHTATLGEALAKWDVMQNPDDSVAHHFYRAAPGGIPTTIAFSQSMRYPDLDIDRAEGCIRSREHAYSQDGGLAVLYGNIAERGCIVKTAGVDDSILKFTGRARIFESQDDAVAGILADQIVAGDIVVIRYEGPKGGPGMQEMLYPTSYLKSKGLGKACALLTDGRFSGGTSGLSIGHCSPEAAEGGAIGLVEEGDTIVIDIPNRIIELAVTMEELAHRRGKMEAKGKALAWKPVNRERYVSPALRAYAAMTTSADTGAVRDVSQVEHQ
- the rpiA gene encoding ribose-5-phosphate isomerase RpiA, translating into MTQDEMKRTAAEAALAFVPDDSIVGVGTGSTANYFIDALAKQKGRIVGAVSSSEASVARLKGHGIAVFDLNGVDQLPVYVDGADEINHQLQMIKGGGAALTREKIVAAVAEQFVCIADESKQVRVLGSFPLPVEVIPMARSYVARQLVKLGGHPVYREGVVTDNGNVILDVHGMQIAEPAKLETEINHIVGVVTNGLFARRRADVLLLGTRDGVKTYR